One Streptomyces drozdowiczii DNA segment encodes these proteins:
- the ribD gene encoding bifunctional diaminohydroxyphosphoribosylaminopyrimidine deaminase/5-amino-6-(5-phosphoribosylamino)uracil reductase RibD, with translation MDTAADITAMRRAIALAARGLGSTSPNPVVGCVVLDAAGETAGEGFHQRAGGPHAEIHALRAAGDRARGGTAYVTLEPCNHTGRTGPCARALVEAGIARVVYAVGDPNPQATGGADTLRAAGVRAEAGLLADEAEAGNAAWLTSVRLGRPHVTWKYAASLDGRVAAADGTSRWISSAESRADVHRLRAEADAVLVGSGTARADDPQLGVRGIDGAVQPLRVVMDTRATAVHPGARVLDATAPTLVAVAEDAETGHLPDELVLRLPRAADGPGLDPAALLAALHGRGVRSVLLEGGPVLAGAFVAAGLVDKVVGYLAPVLIGAGPAALADAGISTITEALRLDVTETVRIGPDLRVTAVPGPARKEN, from the coding sequence GTGGACACCGCAGCCGACATCACCGCCATGCGCCGAGCCATCGCGCTCGCCGCCCGCGGCCTCGGCTCCACCAGCCCCAACCCGGTCGTGGGATGCGTCGTCCTCGACGCCGCCGGCGAGACCGCGGGCGAGGGCTTCCACCAGCGCGCCGGCGGCCCGCACGCCGAGATCCACGCCCTGCGCGCGGCCGGCGACCGGGCCCGGGGCGGGACCGCCTACGTCACCCTCGAACCGTGTAACCACACCGGCCGCACCGGCCCCTGCGCCCGGGCGCTCGTCGAGGCCGGGATCGCCCGTGTCGTGTACGCGGTCGGCGACCCGAACCCGCAGGCCACCGGAGGCGCCGACACGCTCCGCGCCGCCGGCGTCCGGGCCGAGGCGGGCCTCCTCGCCGACGAGGCCGAGGCGGGCAACGCCGCCTGGCTCACCTCCGTCCGGCTGGGCCGCCCGCACGTCACCTGGAAGTACGCCGCGAGCCTGGACGGCCGGGTCGCCGCCGCCGACGGCACCAGCCGCTGGATCAGCTCCGCCGAGTCCCGCGCCGACGTGCACCGGCTGCGCGCCGAGGCCGACGCGGTCCTCGTCGGCTCCGGCACCGCCCGCGCCGACGACCCCCAGCTCGGGGTGCGCGGCATCGACGGCGCGGTCCAGCCCCTGCGCGTCGTCATGGACACCCGCGCCACCGCCGTACACCCCGGCGCCCGGGTCCTCGACGCCACCGCGCCCACCCTGGTCGCGGTCGCCGAGGACGCGGAGACCGGCCACCTGCCCGACGAGCTGGTCCTGCGGCTGCCCCGCGCGGCCGACGGGCCCGGGCTCGACCCGGCCGCCCTGCTCGCCGCCCTCCACGGGCGCGGCGTCCGCTCCGTACTCCTCGAAGGCGGCCCGGTCCTGGCCGGCGCCTTCGTCGCCGCGGGACTCGTCGACAAGGTCGTCGGCTATCTCGCCCCCGTCCTCATCGGCGCGGGCCCCGCCGCCCTCGCCGACGCCGGAATCTCCACGATCACCGAGGCGTTGCGCCTCGACGTGACGGAGACCGTCCGCATCGGCCCCGATCTGCGCGTCACCGCCGTCCCCGGCCCCGCCCGGAAGGAGAACTGA
- a CDS encoding peptidase C39 family protein, translating to MPSPTSRRTVLAAAVVAAAGAGTLSSAASAAAAPRRARPAPPSVDNHAWTTYTDWRCGDRAGTRAVAGRRAGLVIAHPLGRTDYTDPHTGTTAAWEYATWTSPVHRSTVPATEVIASWNAETPAGTWIRIELCGRYSDGTETPWYVMGRWAAGDADIRRTSVDDQSDGKSSIWTDTFSVDDAASGLRLLSYRLRLTLYRTPGSRLTPTVWRIGAMASDIPDRFTVPASTPGLVRELPVPRYSQNVHVGQYPEYDNGGEAWCSPTSSQMIIEYWGRKPSADDLSWVEPGIQDPSVCHAARFTYDNQYEGCGNWPFNAAYAATYRDMSAAVTRLGSLSDVETLVRAGIPVITSQSFLKEELTGAGYGTSGHLMTVIGFTAEGDVIANDPASPNDDAVRHVYKRHEWETIWLRTKRYDASGNVKSGTGGVCYVYWPAHPTPAQRWALRSFGLI from the coding sequence ATGCCCAGTCCCACCTCACGCCGCACCGTCCTCGCCGCCGCCGTCGTGGCGGCCGCCGGTGCCGGAACGCTGTCGTCCGCCGCCTCCGCGGCGGCGGCCCCGCGCCGCGCCCGGCCCGCGCCGCCCTCGGTGGACAACCACGCCTGGACCACGTACACCGACTGGCGCTGCGGCGACCGCGCCGGGACCCGTGCGGTCGCCGGCCGCCGGGCCGGTCTGGTCATCGCCCACCCGCTGGGCCGTACGGACTACACCGACCCGCACACCGGCACCACCGCCGCCTGGGAGTACGCGACCTGGACCTCGCCGGTGCACCGCTCGACCGTCCCCGCGACCGAGGTGATCGCCTCCTGGAACGCGGAGACCCCGGCCGGGACCTGGATCCGGATCGAGCTGTGCGGCCGCTACTCGGACGGCACCGAGACCCCGTGGTACGTGATGGGGCGCTGGGCCGCCGGTGACGCGGACATCCGCCGCACCTCGGTGGACGACCAGAGCGACGGCAAGAGCTCCATCTGGACCGACACCTTCTCGGTGGACGACGCGGCGAGCGGGCTGCGGCTGCTGTCGTACCGCCTCCGGCTGACCCTGTACCGCACGCCGGGCAGCCGCCTCACCCCGACGGTGTGGCGCATCGGCGCGATGGCCTCGGACATCCCGGACCGCTTCACCGTGCCCGCGAGCACCCCGGGCCTGGTCCGCGAGCTGCCGGTGCCGCGCTACTCGCAGAACGTCCACGTCGGGCAGTACCCGGAGTACGACAACGGCGGCGAGGCGTGGTGCAGCCCCACCTCCTCGCAGATGATCATCGAGTACTGGGGCCGCAAGCCCTCCGCCGATGACCTCTCCTGGGTGGAGCCCGGCATACAGGATCCCTCGGTCTGCCACGCCGCCCGCTTCACGTACGACAACCAGTACGAGGGCTGCGGCAACTGGCCGTTCAACGCGGCCTACGCGGCGACGTACCGCGACATGAGCGCCGCCGTGACCCGGCTCGGCTCCCTGAGCGACGTGGAGACCCTGGTCCGCGCGGGCATCCCCGTCATCACCTCCCAGTCCTTCCTGAAGGAGGAGCTGACCGGCGCGGGCTACGGCACGTCGGGCCACCTGATGACGGTCATCGGCTTCACCGCCGAGGGCGACGTCATCGCCAACGACCCCGCATCGCCGAACGACGACGCCGTCCGCCACGTCTACAAGCGCCACGAGTGGGAGACCATCTGGCTGCGGACGAAGCGGTACGACGCCAGTGGCAACGTCAAGAGCGGTACCGGCGGGGTGTGCTACGTCTACTGGCCCGCGCATCCGACGCCGGCGCAGCGGTGGGCGCTGCGCTCGTTCGGGCTGATCTGA
- a CDS encoding nicotinamide mononucleotide transporter family protein codes for MSALHWLNSEAFTVLDQHIIWSDMIGNTVGLIALALGWLRSIWTWPAQLLSGVVLVAANVSVQQAGSVGKQVIVIAVAVWGWQQWTRGRQQAQDGSIAVRFATWRERGYLVGGAALGTLAVGGLFTAFPSLSWSPWADAYIFAGTLVAMLAQARGMVEFWFAWLLVDLVGVPLNFHSGLAFSGLIYVVYGALVLWGMRDWWLRTRTPALEGATA; via the coding sequence GTGAGCGCCCTGCACTGGCTGAACTCCGAGGCGTTCACCGTCCTCGACCAGCACATCATCTGGTCCGACATGATCGGCAACACCGTCGGCCTGATCGCCCTCGCGCTCGGCTGGCTGCGCTCGATCTGGACCTGGCCCGCCCAGCTCCTGTCCGGCGTCGTGCTGGTCGCCGCCAATGTCTCCGTCCAGCAGGCGGGCAGCGTCGGCAAGCAGGTCATCGTCATCGCGGTCGCCGTCTGGGGCTGGCAGCAGTGGACCCGCGGGCGGCAGCAGGCCCAGGACGGCTCCATAGCGGTCCGGTTCGCCACCTGGCGCGAACGCGGCTACCTGGTCGGCGGGGCGGCCCTCGGCACCCTCGCGGTCGGCGGCCTGTTCACCGCCTTCCCCTCGCTCTCCTGGAGCCCGTGGGCGGACGCGTACATCTTCGCGGGCACGCTGGTCGCGATGCTCGCCCAGGCGCGCGGCATGGTCGAGTTCTGGTTCGCCTGGCTCCTGGTCGACCTGGTCGGCGTCCCGCTGAACTTCCACAGCGGGCTCGCCTTCTCCGGTCTCATCTACGTCGTCTACGGCGCCCTCGTCCTGTGGGGCATGCGCGACTGGTGGCTGCGTACGCGGACACCCGCTCTGGAAGGAGCCACGGCATGA
- a CDS encoding bifunctional 3,4-dihydroxy-2-butanone-4-phosphate synthase/GTP cyclohydrolase II, protein MTAQPTWLHRDHEVPVEDLALDPVEQAIRDIAAGRPVVVVDDEDRENEGDLVIAAEKATPEIVAFMMSECRGLICAPMESDELERLELPQMVDHNTESMKTAFTVSVDATAAHGVSTGISAADRATTLRLLAGGSAGPGDFVRPGHVFPLRARSGGVLARNGHTEAAVDLARLAGLRPAGAIVEIAGEDGVMLRLPQLVPFARKHGLTIISIEDLIAYRRSNEPTVRREAEVRLPTRFGAFTAYGYRSTVDGVEHVALVHGEIGDGEDVLVRVHSECLTGDIFASERCDCGPQLHASMERITDEGRGVVVYLRGHEGRGIGLLSKLRAYELQERGVDTLDANLELGLPADARDYAAGAQILADLGVRSLRLMTNNPDKTAALTRHGLTVTGREPMPVQAGEHNLRYLRTKRDRMGHDLPWLDAVPASACGNQ, encoded by the coding sequence ATGACTGCCCAGCCCACCTGGTTGCACCGGGACCACGAAGTCCCCGTCGAGGACCTGGCCCTGGACCCCGTCGAGCAGGCCATCCGCGACATCGCGGCCGGCCGGCCCGTCGTGGTCGTGGACGACGAGGACCGCGAGAACGAGGGCGACCTCGTCATCGCCGCCGAGAAGGCCACGCCCGAGATCGTCGCGTTCATGATGAGCGAGTGCCGCGGACTGATCTGCGCGCCCATGGAGAGCGACGAGCTGGAACGGCTCGAACTGCCCCAGATGGTGGACCACAACACCGAGTCGATGAAGACCGCCTTCACCGTCTCCGTCGACGCCACGGCCGCCCACGGCGTCTCCACCGGCATCTCCGCCGCCGACCGCGCCACCACGCTCCGGCTGCTCGCGGGCGGCTCGGCCGGGCCCGGCGACTTCGTGCGCCCCGGCCACGTCTTCCCGCTGCGCGCCCGCTCCGGTGGGGTCCTCGCGCGCAACGGCCACACCGAGGCCGCCGTCGACCTCGCCCGGCTCGCCGGACTCCGGCCCGCCGGCGCGATCGTGGAGATCGCCGGCGAGGACGGCGTCATGCTGCGGCTGCCCCAGCTGGTGCCGTTCGCCCGCAAGCACGGCCTCACGATCATCTCCATCGAGGACCTGATCGCGTACCGCCGCAGCAACGAGCCCACCGTCCGCCGCGAGGCCGAGGTGCGGCTCCCCACCCGCTTCGGCGCGTTCACCGCGTACGGCTACCGCTCCACCGTGGACGGCGTCGAGCACGTCGCGCTGGTGCACGGCGAGATCGGGGACGGCGAGGACGTCCTGGTCCGGGTCCACTCCGAGTGCCTGACCGGCGACATCTTCGCCTCCGAGCGCTGCGACTGCGGCCCCCAACTGCACGCCTCCATGGAGCGGATCACGGACGAGGGGCGCGGCGTCGTCGTCTATCTCCGCGGCCACGAGGGCCGGGGCATCGGCCTGCTCTCCAAGCTCCGCGCGTACGAGCTCCAGGAGCGCGGCGTCGACACGCTCGACGCCAACCTGGAACTCGGCCTGCCCGCCGACGCCCGGGACTACGCGGCGGGCGCCCAGATCCTCGCGGACCTCGGCGTGCGCAGCCTGCGCCTGATGACGAACAACCCGGACAAGACCGCCGCGCTCACCCGGCACGGCCTGACCGTCACCGGGCGCGAGCCGATGCCCGTCCAGGCCGGCGAGCACAACCTGCGGTACCTGCGCACCAAGCGCGACCGCATGGGACACGACCTGCCCTGGCTCGACGCGGTCCCCGCGTCCGCCTGCGGCAACCAGTAG
- a CDS encoding riboflavin synthase, producing the protein MFTGIVEELGEVTAVEQLDDASRFRLRGPVVTEGAKHGDSIAVNGVCLTVVDLGEHEFTADVMAETLNRSSLGALTTGSRVNLERPMALGGRLGGHIVQGHVDGTGHILERRPSENWEIVKISLPAALTRYVVEKGSITVDGVSLTVVDAGPDFFTISLIPTTLALTTLGIKGPGDPVNLEVDVIAKYVERLLGNGAPETAEEAK; encoded by the coding sequence ATGTTCACCGGAATCGTCGAAGAACTGGGCGAGGTCACCGCCGTCGAGCAACTGGACGACGCCTCCCGCTTCCGCCTGCGCGGACCCGTCGTCACCGAGGGCGCCAAGCACGGCGACTCCATCGCCGTGAACGGCGTCTGCCTGACCGTGGTGGACCTCGGCGAGCACGAGTTCACCGCCGATGTGATGGCCGAGACGCTGAACCGCTCCAGCCTCGGCGCCCTGACGACCGGCTCCCGCGTCAACCTCGAACGCCCCATGGCGCTCGGCGGACGGCTCGGCGGCCACATCGTCCAGGGCCACGTCGACGGCACCGGGCACATCCTGGAGCGCCGCCCCTCCGAGAACTGGGAGATCGTCAAGATCTCGCTCCCGGCCGCCCTCACCCGGTACGTGGTGGAGAAGGGCTCGATCACCGTCGACGGCGTCAGCCTGACCGTGGTGGACGCCGGACCCGACTTCTTCACCATCAGCCTCATCCCCACCACCCTGGCGCTGACCACGCTCGGCATCAAGGGGCCCGGCGACCCGGTCAACCTCGAAGTGGACGTCATCGCGAAGTACGTCGAGCGGCTGCTCGGCAACGGCGCGCCGGAGACCGCGGAGGAAGCGAAGTGA
- a CDS encoding AAA family ATPase translates to MDFGTQGAQAPADLAWLRGVDAYTMGAYPQAEEEFRAAVGQDPGMADAWLGLHALRVDTASALLHMHRHRDRFGEQRTRYRRTLNSWYWLGWWVQPVLESPRDLLLAHASHWLDGRHVAELDRALAALPPVETDPQVRFLHACRSYLVKDWEQLVRHTEQLIDDPLLGIEAGLFGGMARVRLEMYGQAEPMLATALMRCRSEQPQRKELRYWLARAHEGTGRSAAALPLYRAVHRIDPAFMDTSARLAAIADYDGLDGSDEVPDLASVSLTGMEADALYAEGAAPPGADPADGRELPPGGDPQDVPGAGGAPRPGKVRAKSPAAQPFPAGPSDPALLAEALAELERMVGLEPVKRQVKALSAQLNMARLRAGQGLPVQPPKRHFVFSGPSGTGKTTVARILGRVFYALGLLGGDHLVEAQRSDLVGEFLGQTAVKANELIDSALGGVLFVDEAYSLSNTGYSKGDAYGDEALQVLLKRAEDNRDHLVVILAGYPEGMDRLLSTNPGLSSRFTTRVDFPSYRPLELTAIGEVLAAENGDGWDEESLEELRSISGHVVDQGWLDELGNGRFLRTLYEKSCAYRDLRLSGCTTMPTRDDLATLRLPDLMQAYGEVLSGRGPVGRGQQEPPAL, encoded by the coding sequence ATGGACTTCGGTACGCAGGGCGCGCAGGCCCCGGCCGACCTCGCCTGGCTGCGGGGCGTGGACGCCTACACGATGGGCGCGTATCCGCAGGCCGAGGAGGAGTTCCGGGCGGCCGTGGGCCAGGATCCGGGCATGGCGGACGCCTGGCTGGGCCTGCACGCGCTGCGCGTCGACACCGCATCGGCGCTGCTGCACATGCACCGCCACCGCGACCGCTTCGGCGAACAGCGCACCCGCTACCGGCGCACGCTCAACTCCTGGTACTGGCTGGGCTGGTGGGTGCAGCCGGTGCTGGAGAGCCCGCGCGATCTGCTGCTCGCGCACGCCTCGCACTGGCTGGACGGCCGCCATGTCGCCGAGCTGGACCGGGCGCTGGCTGCCCTGCCGCCGGTGGAGACCGACCCCCAGGTCCGCTTCCTGCACGCCTGCCGCTCCTACCTGGTCAAGGACTGGGAGCAGCTCGTACGCCACACCGAGCAGCTGATCGACGACCCCCTGCTGGGCATCGAGGCGGGGCTGTTCGGCGGGATGGCCCGGGTGCGCCTCGAGATGTACGGGCAGGCGGAGCCGATGCTCGCGACGGCCCTGATGCGGTGCCGCAGCGAGCAGCCGCAGCGCAAGGAGCTTCGCTACTGGCTGGCCCGCGCCCACGAGGGCACCGGCCGCAGCGCCGCGGCGCTCCCCCTCTACCGCGCCGTGCACCGCATCGACCCGGCCTTCATGGACACCTCCGCGCGCCTCGCGGCCATCGCGGACTACGACGGGCTCGACGGCTCCGACGAGGTGCCGGACCTCGCGTCCGTCTCCCTGACCGGCATGGAGGCGGACGCGCTCTACGCCGAGGGCGCCGCGCCGCCGGGCGCCGACCCGGCGGACGGGCGGGAGCTGCCGCCCGGCGGTGATCCGCAGGACGTGCCCGGTGCCGGGGGCGCCCCGCGGCCCGGCAAGGTGCGGGCGAAGTCCCCGGCGGCGCAGCCGTTCCCGGCCGGGCCCAGCGACCCGGCGCTGCTGGCCGAGGCGCTGGCCGAGCTGGAGCGGATGGTCGGCCTGGAACCGGTGAAGCGCCAGGTCAAGGCCCTTTCGGCGCAGCTCAACATGGCGCGCCTCCGGGCGGGCCAGGGGCTCCCCGTACAACCGCCGAAGCGGCACTTCGTGTTCTCCGGGCCGTCCGGCACCGGCAAGACGACCGTGGCCCGCATCCTGGGCCGGGTCTTCTACGCGCTGGGCCTGCTCGGCGGCGACCACCTCGTGGAGGCGCAACGGTCGGACCTGGTCGGCGAGTTCCTGGGCCAGACCGCCGTGAAGGCGAACGAGCTGATCGATTCGGCGCTGGGCGGGGTGCTGTTCGTGGACGAGGCGTACAGCCTGTCCAACACCGGGTACAGCAAGGGCGACGCGTACGGCGACGAGGCGCTTCAGGTGCTGCTCAAGCGGGCCGAGGACAATCGGGACCACCTGGTCGTCATCCTGGCCGGCTATCCGGAGGGCATGGACCGGCTGCTGTCCACCAACCCCGGGCTCTCCTCGCGCTTCACGACCCGGGTGGACTTCCCCAGCTACCGGCCCCTCGAACTCACCGCGATCGGTGAGGTGCTGGCCGCCGAGAACGGCGATGGGTGGGACGAGGAGTCGCTGGAGGAGCTGCGCTCGATCAGCGGCCATGTGGTGGACCAGGGCTGGCTGGACGAGCTGGGCAACGGCCGCTTCCTGCGGACGCTGTACGAGAAGAGCTGCGCCTACCGCGATCTGCGGCTCTCCGGCTGCACGACGATGCCCACCAGGGACGACCTGGCCACGCTGCGGCTGCCGGACCTGATGCAGGCGTACGGCGAGGTCCTGTCCGGGCGCGGCCCGGTGGGCCGGGGGCAGCAGGAGCCGCCGGCGCTGTGA
- a CDS encoding hemolysin family protein: MSLVQLVFAGLLVLANGFFVGAEFSLVSVRRSQIDPLAAAGSGRARQVLYGLENLPQMMAAAQFGITVCSLTLGAVAEPTVAHLLEPVFAAVHLPEGLIHPLGYVLALVLVVFLHLVIGEMVPKNLAMAAPEKTALWLSPGLVGFARLCRPVTAALGACARLVLRLFGVEPKDEVEAVFTSEQLNRLVEDSGQAGLIEPEAQERLEDALELGSRPVTDVLLRRASLVTVDPSVTPRRIEELTVRTGFSRFPVCAEGGGPFMGYLHVKDVLDLEDRERAVPQQLWRPMATVRAELPLDDALTVMRRAATHLAQVADASGRVLGLVAMEDVLETLVGEVRDPAHRVAEPRRTEERTTDPDGALVG, from the coding sequence ATGAGCCTCGTCCAGCTGGTCTTCGCCGGACTCCTGGTCCTCGCGAACGGCTTCTTCGTCGGCGCCGAGTTCTCCCTCGTCTCCGTCCGCCGCAGCCAGATCGACCCCCTCGCCGCGGCCGGTTCCGGCCGCGCCCGCCAGGTGCTGTACGGCCTGGAGAACCTGCCGCAGATGATGGCGGCGGCCCAGTTCGGCATCACCGTCTGCTCCCTGACCCTGGGCGCCGTCGCCGAACCCACCGTCGCCCACCTCCTGGAGCCGGTGTTCGCCGCCGTGCACCTGCCCGAGGGGCTGATCCACCCGCTCGGTTACGTCCTCGCGCTCGTCCTCGTCGTCTTCCTCCACCTCGTCATCGGCGAGATGGTCCCGAAGAACCTGGCGATGGCCGCGCCCGAGAAGACCGCGCTCTGGCTGAGCCCCGGCCTCGTCGGCTTCGCCCGGCTCTGCCGCCCGGTCACCGCGGCGCTCGGCGCCTGCGCCCGGCTGGTGCTGCGCCTCTTCGGCGTCGAGCCGAAGGACGAGGTGGAGGCCGTCTTCACCAGCGAGCAGCTCAACCGCCTCGTGGAGGACTCCGGGCAGGCCGGCCTCATCGAACCCGAGGCGCAGGAACGCCTGGAGGACGCCTTGGAGCTGGGCAGCCGCCCGGTCACCGACGTCCTGCTGCGCCGGGCGTCCCTGGTGACCGTGGACCCCTCGGTCACCCCGCGCCGCATCGAGGAGCTGACGGTCCGCACGGGCTTCTCGCGCTTCCCGGTCTGCGCCGAGGGCGGCGGCCCGTTCATGGGCTACCTGCACGTCAAGGACGTCCTCGACCTGGAGGACCGGGAGCGCGCGGTGCCGCAGCAGCTGTGGCGCCCGATGGCCACCGTACGGGCCGAACTCCCGCTGGACGACGCCCTCACCGTGATGCGCCGCGCCGCCACGCACCTCGCCCAGGTCGCGGACGCGTCCGGCCGGGTGCTCGGCCTGGTCGCGATGGAGGACGTCCTGGAGACGCTGGTCGGCGAGGTCCGCGACCCCGCGCACCGGGTGGCGGAGCCGCGCCGCACGGAGGAGCGGACGACGGACCCGGACGGGGCCCTGGTGGGCTGA
- the ribH gene encoding 6,7-dimethyl-8-ribityllumazine synthase translates to MSGKGAPELSVRNCGDLRVAVVAAQWHEKVMDGLVDGALRALHELGIDEPTLLRVPGSFELPVVAKVLAGRGYDAIVALGVIIRGGTPHFEYVSHGVTNGLTQVAVDTGVPVGFGVLTCDNEEQALDRAGLEGSNEDKGHEAVTAAVATAATLRSVSEPWR, encoded by the coding sequence ATGAGCGGCAAGGGCGCACCCGAACTGTCCGTACGCAACTGCGGCGACCTCCGTGTGGCGGTCGTCGCCGCGCAGTGGCACGAGAAGGTCATGGACGGGCTCGTCGACGGCGCCCTGCGCGCCCTGCACGAGCTGGGCATCGACGAGCCGACCCTGCTCCGGGTCCCGGGCAGCTTCGAGCTCCCGGTCGTCGCGAAGGTGCTGGCCGGGCGCGGGTACGACGCGATCGTCGCCCTCGGCGTGATCATCCGCGGCGGCACCCCGCACTTCGAATACGTGTCCCACGGCGTCACCAACGGGCTGACCCAGGTGGCCGTCGACACCGGCGTCCCGGTCGGCTTCGGCGTACTCACATGCGACAACGAGGAGCAGGCGCTCGACCGCGCCGGTCTCGAAGGGTCCAACGAGGACAAGGGGCACGAAGCGGTCACCGCCGCGGTCGCCACCGCCGCCACACTGCGCTCGGTCAGCGAACCCTGGCGCTGA
- the hisG gene encoding ATP phosphoribosyltransferase gives MLRIAVPNKGAISGPAMAMLHEAGYKQRKESKELVLVDPANEVEFFYLRPRDIAIYVSSGRLDIGITGRDLLLDSGAEAEEILQLGFARSTFRYATKPGTVAGPEGFDGLTIATSYEGIVAKHLAEAGVNASVVHLDGAVETAIELGVAQVIADVVETGTSLRNAGLEVIGEPIMTSEAVVIRRTGAPADDPKVQQFLRRLQGVLVARSYVMMDYDCRVEHLERAVALTPGLESPTISPLHHEGWVAVRSMVAAAEAQRIMDDLYDLGARAILTTAIHACRL, from the coding sequence ATGCTGCGCATCGCCGTCCCCAACAAGGGTGCTATCTCCGGGCCTGCGATGGCGATGCTCCATGAGGCGGGCTACAAGCAGCGCAAGGAGTCGAAGGAACTCGTCCTGGTGGACCCCGCCAACGAGGTCGAGTTCTTCTACCTGCGCCCCCGCGACATCGCGATCTACGTCAGCTCGGGCCGGCTCGACATCGGCATCACCGGCCGCGACCTGCTGCTGGACTCCGGCGCCGAGGCCGAGGAGATCCTCCAGCTCGGCTTCGCCCGCTCCACGTTCCGCTACGCCACCAAGCCCGGGACCGTCGCGGGCCCCGAGGGCTTCGACGGCCTGACGATCGCCACCTCCTACGAGGGCATCGTCGCCAAGCACCTCGCCGAGGCAGGCGTCAACGCCTCCGTCGTCCACCTCGACGGCGCCGTCGAGACCGCCATCGAACTCGGCGTCGCCCAGGTCATCGCGGACGTCGTGGAGACCGGCACCAGCCTGCGCAACGCCGGTCTCGAGGTCATCGGCGAGCCCATCATGACCTCCGAGGCCGTCGTCATCCGGCGCACCGGCGCCCCAGCGGACGACCCCAAGGTCCAGCAGTTCCTGCGCCGCCTCCAGGGCGTCCTGGTGGCCCGCAGCTACGTGATGATGGACTACGACTGCCGCGTCGAGCACCTGGAGCGCGCCGTCGCCCTCACCCCGGGCCTGGAGTCGCCGACCATCTCCCCGCTGCACCACGAGGGCTGGGTCGCCGTCCGCTCCATGGTCGCCGCCGCCGAGGCGCAGCGGATCATGGACGACCTGTACGACCTCGGCGCCCGCGCCATCCTCACCACCGCGATCCACGCCTGCCGTCTCTGA
- a CDS encoding PH domain-containing protein: MSAPAPPPGPPALPVTFRPTRTRVVLLTVGAVMFAVITVVAFTLEQLSGGERVSFVFTALLFFGVLALLSRPKVVADEEGVTVVNLTRSRRLSWAEIVRVNLRVGDPWVFLDLSDGTSMPALGIQPGIAKQRAIQDARALRALAESHGTGTDNG, from the coding sequence ATGTCAGCCCCCGCACCCCCGCCCGGCCCGCCGGCCCTGCCGGTCACCTTCCGGCCGACCCGCACCCGGGTGGTCCTGCTGACCGTCGGCGCGGTGATGTTCGCCGTCATCACCGTCGTCGCCTTCACCCTCGAACAGCTCAGCGGGGGCGAGCGGGTCAGCTTCGTCTTCACCGCGCTGCTCTTCTTCGGCGTCCTGGCGCTGCTCAGCCGCCCCAAGGTCGTCGCGGACGAGGAGGGCGTGACGGTGGTCAACCTCACGCGCAGCCGCCGCCTCTCCTGGGCCGAAATCGTCCGCGTCAACCTGCGGGTGGGCGACCCGTGGGTCTTCCTGGACCTCAGCGACGGCACCAGCATGCCCGCCCTCGGCATCCAGCCCGGCATCGCCAAGCAGCGCGCCATCCAGGACGCCCGGGCCCTGCGCGCCCTCGCCGAAAGCCACGGCACGGGCACGGACAACGGCTGA
- a CDS encoding phosphoribosyl-ATP diphosphatase has product MANKTFEELFAELKLKAANGDPSTSRTAELVEKGVHAIGKKVVEEAAEVWMAAEHESKDAAAEEISQLLYHVQVMMVARGISLDDVYAHL; this is encoded by the coding sequence ATGGCGAACAAAACCTTCGAAGAGCTCTTCGCCGAGCTGAAGCTCAAGGCCGCCAACGGCGACCCCTCCACCTCCCGCACCGCCGAACTGGTGGAGAAGGGGGTCCATGCCATCGGCAAGAAGGTCGTCGAGGAGGCCGCCGAAGTCTGGATGGCCGCCGAGCACGAGAGCAAGGACGCCGCCGCCGAGGAGATCTCGCAGCTGCTGTACCACGTCCAGGTGATGATGGTCGCGCGCGGGATCTCCCTGGACGACGTCTACGCCCACCTCTGA